A region from the Methanofollis liminatans DSM 4140 genome encodes:
- a CDS encoding SWIM zinc finger family protein produces MKELFDRIRSEDLTAALREEVVRTYRDRGRKALAAVDAGAVRRYLDFFVVSGRTAEYVVEDDFCTCKDFTYRGGCCWHILAVRIALASDCFERREEWYIDHLQGDGITTNNIMNNSE; encoded by the coding sequence ATGAAAGAACTGTTTGACCGGATCAGAAGTGAGGACCTTACCGCGGCCCTCAGGGAGGAGGTCGTCAGGACGTACCGCGACCGGGGGCGAAAAGCCCTGGCCGCCGTGGACGCCGGGGCGGTGAGGCGGTACCTCGATTTTTTCGTGGTCAGCGGGCGGACGGCGGAGTACGTCGTCGAGGACGATTTCTGCACCTGCAAGGACTTCACCTACCGCGGGGGGTGCTGCTGGCATATCCTCGCCGTCAGGATCGCTCTTGCATCAGACTGCTTTGAACGGCGGGAGGAGTGGTATATCGATCATCTGCAGGGAGACGGTATCACAACAAACAATATAATGAACAATTCCGAATAA
- a CDS encoding Nif3-like dinuclear metal center hexameric protein, producing the protein MHIADLIAHLEEIAPPELAEDYDTGRIGRIIEGRDEVETVCCALDATPAVAAAAASMGAGLLIVHHTPLWEPLTAITGRTAAVLRPLFAGEVNLYVMHTNFDRAPGGVNDTLADILGLADPVPMTIGLVGRCTAGLDEMAARIGGNVRVWGEINDPDRLAVVGGSGFDPALIAEAVALGADAFLSAELKHHVARTSPLPCIESTHYALEAPAMRALAERSGWEYLEDRPAVRTIA; encoded by the coding sequence ATGCACATTGCAGACCTGATCGCCCACCTCGAGGAGATCGCCCCCCCTGAACTCGCCGAAGACTATGACACCGGCAGGATCGGACGCATCATCGAAGGACGGGATGAGGTCGAGACCGTCTGTTGCGCCCTCGACGCCACACCGGCCGTTGCCGCGGCCGCCGCCAGTATGGGGGCCGGACTCCTTATCGTCCACCACACCCCCCTCTGGGAGCCGCTGACCGCGATCACCGGCCGCACCGCCGCGGTCCTCCGCCCACTCTTTGCCGGGGAGGTCAATCTCTATGTGATGCACACGAACTTCGACCGCGCCCCGGGCGGAGTGAACGACACCCTTGCCGATATCCTCGGCCTCGCCGATCCGGTGCCGATGACGATCGGGCTTGTCGGCAGGTGCACCGCAGGACTCGACGAGATGGCGGCACGGATCGGCGGCAACGTGCGGGTCTGGGGAGAGATCAACGACCCCGACCGTCTTGCCGTCGTCGGCGGGAGCGGGTTCGACCCCGCCCTGATCGCAGAGGCAGTCGCCCTCGGTGCCGACGCCTTCCTCTCGGCAGAACTGAAGCACCATGTGGCCCGGACATCCCCGCTCCCCTGCATCGAGTCGACGCACTACGCCCTCGAAGCCCCGGCGATGCGGGCGCTCGCCGAACGGTCAGGGTGGGAGTACCTCGAAGACCGGCCGGCAGTCCGCACGATCGCATGA